The DNA segment CGTTGTTGATGACTGAGCAGGCTGGGAAGACGCCGACAAGGGCGCGTGACCTGCAGGCGCGGTACGAACTCGTCTGTGATCGGTATGGTGTGAGCCCGTTGGTGCCGCGTCGGATGCGTGACCATCTGAACGAACTGGCGATGCTCGGGATTGCGAACTCGACCGAGCGCAACGAGGGCGAGGCGGGCGGCCGGTACTATGAGTACGAGCTCGCGACCGATCGCGAACTGTTGTTGGATGCGCTGTCGGATACGGTAGATAACGTCGGCGACCCAGAACGCTTGAAACAGCAGTTTCAGCGCTCGTAGCCCGAGAAGACACTGGACATGGTGGTGTGTATTACTGGTGTATGATTACCATTGGAAAGACACTGGACACAGTGGTGTGGGGTGCTTCTGGACACGTCGGATTACCCGAGGACGTCCCCTCTCGCACGGTGATTAACCAACACGAACTCGTCTGTTGGTTAACTAATCTCCACGGTGTCGTGGTTACATTGCGTCACGATGGCTCTATTGAACGCCATTAGTTCAACACAACTCTCTGGAACAGGTGTTAGGTAGGTGTGCAGATTGACCGAAGGTTATTCAGGAGACAGCCATTATCAAGGCGTACCCATGGCCCTCCCTTTGCCGGCAGTCATTACTTACAGTTTCGTTGCTGCTGCTGTCGTCGGCCTCACTGCTAGCTTCTTCACCGACCGTATTTCCGTGAAACAGGCACTTCTCTTGGCGATTTGTACTACAATCGGTATGGCAATCGGGACGATGATGTGAGCAGCGTACTCACGTTACAGAGACCACCTATACTTATCGACTGATCCACTTCCCGGAATATCGAACGATGAGAGACTCTCTGACATCACGGGGGATTTGGCCGCTAGCAGATAGCATCACGATTGGAGTCGTGAGAGCTCCGTCTCTAACTCCTGAATCCGTTCCTGTTTCTGTTCAAGTGTCGTCTCAAGTTCTTCCACTCGCTCTCGTAGGAGACGATTTTTCTCCGCGAGGTGGCTCTCGGTCCGAGAAGCAGCGCCCCGTCTTTCAGGCGATCCAGCAGAGTCGGGTGTCACGTCATCCTGTTCGGAGTCGGCAGCATCGGGGTCGTAGAACTCGGAGGTCTGTGCAATCGCCCGTTCGACGGTCTTCTCGCCATACGTCGACCCGTCGGCGTAGTGTACTTCGTCCCATTTCTCACGGAGGAGCCCGGACTGACGGAACAACTCGTCTATTCGATACCGGTCACCGCCTGTCCAGAACGCCAGCAGACAACACAGCGCCATGTCGGCCTCTGACTGGCTCTCGTAGCCTGCCGTGGACCCCCGCCAGAGTCGCTCGAACTTCTCGCCGTTGCTGGCGTTCTGTGCCCGCTCAAGCAATTCTTCATCGGGGAGGTCCATTTCCCCTCCTGTCCTAGTCCGGCTCGTCGGCGACCCACGTGCGCCGCCTCGTACGGTTTCGTGGGTGGACTGCGGGGCCTGAGTGGTGTCCGAATCCGGAGCCAGGTACTCCTCGTATACCTCTGCGAGTGCGGTCTGTCGCTCCTGGACCGTCCCCGGCGTCGCCTCGACACGGTCCCCAGTCATCGTGAAGAACCGCGCCGTCTCGTACATCTCTACCGACCCCTTACGGCTTCTGTCACCGGGGATCTCACCCTCGATGATCACGTGGAAGCCCGTCCCCGACGGCGACACCTCGGTGAAGGATTCCAGTGTTACCACGATCTCTTGCGCGTCCTCGGATGGAACACCCGTCTCCGGGTCGCGACAGTCGTCCAGGTCCACGCCAACGAACGGATCCTCGTCGGTGAACACGAAGCCGATACCGTCGGCCCCAGTGGAACTGTACTCGACAGCTGTCTCGAACGACCGCCAGGTCTCCTCGTCGGTCGCCGACGCAAACCCACCGTCACCTGGAATGACTGGTACCTTCGTATCCTTCCCATCCCGCTCCTTCACCCGCCAGCACACCCACTGGTCTCGCGACCGCAATGCCTCCGGAATCGCTCCCGCATCGACCAGTGTTTCGCAGCCCTCGTTCATGCTCGACCACCCTGTTCGCGAGCCGCCCGAAACGGAGCCTGAATACTACTCATATTTCGAATATTTTGGCCAGTCACCTGATTTCTCGATTTTCTCGGGAAAACGAGTTCTCCCCCCTCTATACTAGTCGTTAATTGAGACCGTTTTACCCTGGACAGTCTCGCAGTCTTGCGGTTATTACCCTGGACACCAATTCCAGAGAAATCCCACTGCTGAAGTTTACCCTGGACAGCAATCTTCGCCTGTCGAAACCCGCACTTTGAGTGAGTCAAAACTGCACTTTTCTCTGTCCAGGGTAACGCGATCAGTCGAGTTCTCATTTTGGCAGTGTCCATAGTATTCATTTTGATATGTTATCGGAAGAACTGGGCGATTTCATCTCCTCGGAGAGGTCGATTCCCTCGTACACGGTGACCCGTTCGCCGTCGACGCGCTGGCGTCCAGGCTCGACCGGAACGTGGTCAGATAACTTCCGGGCGAACCAGACCTTGTTCGTCCCGCTAATCTCGTACTCGTCGATCCACGACGAGTACGCCTCAAAGAGGTTACTCTTTGGAACGCTGGCGTCAGGATCAACAGTGATGTGGCGATTGACGAACACCGCGACACCGTCGTCGTCCGGGTCCAGTTCGAGAGTCGTCTCCGATTCCTCCGTTTTATCCGAACCCCCGGCAGGGGTGGTAGTAGTCATGTCTCCGTCTGGCTCTGCGTGGGAGTCTTGACCCTGCCCACCTGTGCTCCTCTCGTCTAATGCTGAGAGGTCGGCAGCGACCGGGATTGTGTCCCCGTCCTCGTACCACAGTGGCGGTTCATCGCTGGGGAGGACGAGGATGTGATAGTCGTCAGGTTCGAACGCTGGATTCGGAAAGTCGCGAGATGGGAGGAACGGCCGTTTCACAACCACCCAGTCTTCCTCGAATGCCGTTTTCGATTCGTAGGTGTGATTCTGCCCCTGAGAGTATACCGTGTACTGGGCCGTCTCAGGGTCGTAGCTGAAGTGCGCTGGCAGGTCATCTTTCGAAATCGGACCCTCAGCATCAAAACGAGCGAAGACGCGGTCTCCGTTCGTGAGCTCATACTTCGAGTCCGTCCGATTCCAGAAAGTCCGGTCAGAACCGTCGGTTCTGGGCCGGACAGCCGTAACACCTCCTCTGGTATTCGCACCGCCGCCGAAGGTGAGCCGTTCATCCGTCGCGTAGAACCGCTCGGTCCCATCGGCCAATTCGCGCACCGGCGTTTCGAGAATGTCCTCGATTCTAGCAGCCTCTGCCGTCCGCTCGTCCTCGTCAGGTCGCACCACGAACAGCGGGACCTGGTCCATCAACTGCGCACGTCTGAGATTCTGCAGGACCTTCGCAGGCTTCGTCGGTGTCGTCGTCTCGGCTTCGATGGCGAACTCGCTGTCCAGGTCAGGATGCGTCGCGATTCCGTCGGGGCGCTCACTCCCGTCCTGTTCGACTAGCTCGACGGCGAACCCGAGACCTGTCAGGGACTCCTCGATGTCGAACAGCAGCTCGTCGTGCTCGCTCCCGCCAGCGGCAGACACGTTGCCCGTTTCTGGTGCCGAGATATCCTGCCCGTCATCACTCAATCGGACGACTACAGCATCGTTCTCTACGGAAAGGTCGACCTCGACGAGAGGAGACTCCCGTCGGACCTCGGTGAGTTCGTCGATACTCGTCTCCAGGTCGGAGTCGGACGCACTCTCCAGCCGAGAGAGGGCTTCGTCGTCGACGACCTCGACGGGCACCCAGCCGTTTTCTTCGTGTTCACCACGCCGGAGCTGGACCGCACGAATCGACTCGGCCATCACCCGGTCGAGCGCCAGCGATTCCGGGGCGGTATCGCCATCGTAGTCACGATAAATGAGGTTCCGAAGAATCTCCGTATCCGTCGGCGGGTCAGTCCCGTATCGCTGCAGACTTGCCTCGATGATGTCGTCGATCTCGTCACTCGACCGCAGCGGCGGATACGCCGGGAACGTCCGCAGCAGTACGGGCTCGGAGTACCGGCCACCCGCGAGCGGGATCTTCGTCCAGATTTTGAACTGGTCGGTCGTGATGAGGTCCTCGGCGGTGTAGTCACGGAACCGCTTCATCAACAGGTCGGCGTCGTCGCTGTCATTCACCGAGAACGTTAGCAGGTTGTCGCAGTTGTTCTGCATCGCTTTCAGCGTATCCTCGTCGAGCTGCGAGGGATACTGCGACGCCAGGGTCACCGAGAGTCGCATTGAGCGAGCACGGGCGAGCATCGACTCGATATCCAGATTCTCGCTGGCGATCTCGTCGAACTCGTCACAGACCACGAAGTACGGGTCTGGCGTGGTATCCTGCTGGTAGGAGCGACGCTGCACCGCAGACCAGAGATTTCGCATCACACCCAGCGTGACCATCTTCTTGATGTCCGTGTTCTCGACGGGCGTGCGGACGATGACGATGCGGTCGTTCTCGATGATGTCGTCGAAGTCGATGGTGCTTGTCCGGTGGGCGATAATCCGCCGAATCACGCCGTTTTCGACCCAGGATTTGATCCGCTTGAGCAGCGGGCGGACGTCTTCGTCCTCCATCTTCGCGATCTCCTTGCAGAACTCGCTGATGTACGGGTCCTCGACATCTTCTGCGAAATCCTTGCGGCGTTCGGCATTCAGGAGGATGAAGTACATATCGATGATCGAGAACTGCTTTTCGGACTTCATCATCGCGCGAGCCATCGACTCGGTGATGGCCTCCATGTTGATGCCCCAATAGTCGCTCGTGTCGAACACCGCTTTCAGGTTCTCGACCCGGCTTTCGATCTCGTTCTCGCGCTCCTCGAGTGTCTCGCACTCGGGCAGTTCGAGGAAGTTCATCCCGACTGTCTTCTCGTGGGATGTCGACCCAGACTCGATCCAGACCACATCGTCAAGGCGATGCTCGGGGAGCATTCGGAGCAGTTCCCGCGAGTCAACGCCCTTCGGTTCGCAGAACATGAAGCCGTAGCCGGCGTATGCCCACTGCACCATCTGGTTGCGCTCTAATGTCGACTTCCCGTACCCGGTCGTCCCGGCGATCCAGATGTGCCGGAACAGCGAGCTGAACTTGAGTGGTGCTTCACGGAACCCCGTCTGTGGGTCTTCGGTGTAGCCAATCCAGAGCGGGGGTTGGTCCTCGTGAGCGGCCGACTCGAACATTTCTCTGACGAACGGGCCCGCAACTACCTCTCCATCCACTGTCTCCGTCAGGACTTCCTTGCCGCCGACACGGATGGATTGCTGTTCGACGATGTCGTACAACGGACGAGTCTTGGACTCCTCGACGTACTCGGTCTGTTCGCTGTCACGGTCCGCACCGTCGTGCGGCACGGGCAGTGACGAATCCTCTTCGTCGTCATCGTCCCCACCGAAGAAACGGTTAAACACGGTCCTCACCCCCATCTACCCAGCTCCCGGCATCTGGACCGGTAGCCTGGTCATCTCTCGTCGGTGATTGTACTGGGTTGCCTCTCTCGTCGTACTTGACACTGTCAGCGGGAATGCGGTCACCGCGCTGAGTGTAGCGCCAGTCGATCTTCGGGGTCGTGATCTCGTTGTTCGGGATGTGTGCGACGCCGGCGAGCTCGTCGACGGTCATGATCATCTCGCGGTCGACCCACTCACGGGCGGCCATTCGCTCGACGAACTCGGAGAGCTTGCGCTGGCGCTTTGATTTGCGACGATGCGAGACGGGCGTGTCGTCGAGTCCTTGCTCGGTGATGGCGTTGTAGTACTTCCTGAACATCCCCGCGACGCCTCGAGCGCGGGCTTCAGCTTCGGTTTGATCACGAGAGACGGCGAGGACACGGATATTGACGTGGAAGGCCTGCTGGCCGCGCTGTCGTTCGATGGTATCTGCTGCTTGCTTGTCTTTCGCGGTTGCCGGGCGAACTCTCGGGTTCAGCCAGCCGACCGAGGTTCCCTGTCGGAGTCCGTGGGCGAGGTCGTCGACGCTGTTGTGTTTGAACCGGTCGCCGTCGGTCCAGGACTGCTTCGCGGGCCTGAAGACGACCTGTGTGACGACCTTGCTGTCGTCGAGAGACAGCATCTCGCTCGTGATCTCGCCATACGGGTCGACCTCGAACCCCTCGGCGTTGTGGTGTCGGATCGGATAGTATGGCATCTTCTCCATCGACAGCCACGCGCCAGCGACATACTCGTCGGGCTCGATCTGGGGGAACGCATGGCCGCTGTCGACTGGGAATACCTCCGAGTTGGCGTAGTTGTTCCCCACACGACGCCGGAACTTGTCCGCGGCCGCCTCCGTCGCGGCGTGCATGTAAAACGTGATCACTCCCTGGTCGAACCACACCTCGAAGGAGTGGTGGTCACTCGTGTTCTTCCCCCGCCAGTTCGTCGTCACGTCGTGGACCGACTGGAGGACGCCAGCGCCGTCGACGATGCCATCGTTCTCCTTGTACGGGCGGATTCGGAGTAGTGTGCCGCCGGTGTTCTGCTGTGTCCACGTCAGTGGCTCGTCGATATCGAGCTGTGTCGCCTCGTACTTGGGGTCGCCACCGAAGAGTCCGAGCTTACCCATCGGACTCACCTCCACTAGTCCCGCCATCTGTTCGTGGAGCGACCTCGCGCGCCTGCTTCTCTTGGGCGGTTGCAGCGACAGCGTGCAGCAGGTCGTCGGCGGAGAGTCCTTCCTCGAGGAGTTGCTCAGCAGCTTCCGGTGACAGTCCGTAGCGGCTCGTCAGCGCGTTCTGCTTTGCTTGCTCCTCGACGAACGACTCGAAGTCCGCGTACTCGTCGGGAACGTCCGTGATCGCATCCTCGATGAACGCTTTGTCCTCGGGTTCGTAGTCGATGACGCGGCGTTCGAACGCGTCAGCGACGACGTGAACCGGGTAGGTGCCGTGCTCTTCGATCCGGACGAGCGATTCGGAGTAACCGAGTTCGTCTCTTCCGGCGTCGGCACTCCGGATGTACTGACGTTGTTCGCGGGTTAGTCCGATTTTGTCGGCGGTCTCGTCGTCGAGGTCGGGGAGCTTGTGGAAGACCTTGATTGGGCACATCCCGAGAATCTTCTCGGCCTGCTCGCTCTCGTAGAACTCCTGGGCGGTCTGGGAGAGCAGCACCATCCGCAGTCCGGCGTGGCGCTGGTGTCGGAATGCGGTTTCGAGGAAGTCCAGGTTCGCCCTGTCCTCGAAGAGGTAGTGAGCTTCGTCGATTGCGAGCTCGACGTTCCGGTCGGTGCGTTTGGCCTGCTGGTACACTGTCGAGAGCAGCAGCTGCATCAGGAACGTCTGCCGGTCGATCCCCGAGGCACTGCCCTCGATTTGCCCGAGGTCGATGTACACCACCTTGTTGTCACCTTCCAGAATGTCCACCTCGGATTTCTTCGAGAGGTTCTCGTACGCCCCGCCCTCGCTGAACGGCTGGAGTGCAATCGCGAGGTCGTCGGCGTACTGGGTGGCACGTTCACGAGCGGAGTCCGACGCAGCGATGTTGTGGTCCTCAGGATGGTCGGAAATATCGGCGAGGGCGTCGAGGACGTCCTGCATCGTCGGGGAGTTCGCTGGCGTGTGGGTGCTCACGTCGCCGGCGACGACACCGGCCTGCCGGTATGCCTCGTCGATCGCGTATGAGAGCACGCCGGTCTGGGCACCGAGCGTGATGTCCCTGCCTTCGAGGAAGTTCTCCAGTACGGCGAACACCTCGTCTTTCTTCGCCGAGAGGGGAGAGATCCCATCGTCAGCGTCGACGACGTGCTGCGGCGTCTGGCGGATCTCTAGTGGGTTCAGTTTCGTATCCCCACCCACGGTGATAGTCTTCGCATCGAGTGCGTCCGCGATGCCCTGGAACCCACCGACGGGGTCGATGAGGACGAGCATTGTGTCGTTCCGACGTTTCATCATCCGCAGATGCCGCATGATTCCGCCGAACGTCTTCCCCGCGCCGGGCATCCCGACCACGAGTTCGCTGTGACCAGTCTCGAGTGCCCACGGGTTAATTCGGACCGGGGAGCCGTTGTGGCCGTGGTAGCCGTACTCGATGCCGTCCCCCATCATCAGGTAGTCAGAACTGAACGGGAACATCGCGCCGACGGCCTGGTTGGTCATGGTCGACATCCGGTCGCGACCAAGCTCGTTTCGCCCGAGTGGTGAGACCGTCGCGAGACCTTTCTCCTGCCAGCGGCTCGCGACCTTGAGCGTACAGTTCGAGGGAGCGTCCTTCACCAGCGAGCGCAGACGGTTGGTCTGGGAGTCGAGGTCGTCCTTGCTCTCCGCGGTGAGCCGGATGAAGACCCCACCACGGTAGAACGAGGCTTCGTTTGCTCGGACCAGCGCACGCATGTACTTCGCCCGCTGGATATCATCCTCCAGGTCCTCTTCGTGGATTCCAGCGGCATCGTGCTGGTTGACCTTGAGGTCCGAAATCCAGTCGGCCATCATGTCCTGGGCGGACTGGTTGTCGAACGGATCGAGGTGGACGCTGATGTCCGTGTTCAGGTCTGTCTCGAGCAGCACCCGTTCGAACATCCCCTCGACTGGCTCTTCCGGGAACTGGTCGATCCAGAACGTCCGCACGAACGTCTCGTCGTCGATGACGGCGTACGTCGGATTCCAGTCGACCGTTGAGGGAGCAATGATCGACTGGTGGCGGTGGGAGACACTATCGTACAGTTTCGTGGTCGACAGCCCCTCAGACTCACTCTCATCTTTGGTATCGTCTTCAGCCGTCTCTTCGTCGTCAAGCGGGAACTCCCACTCGGCCTCACCATCTGCAGCTGTTGCCTCGACAGATAGCACAGAGTCGTCACTATCTGTGCTCACGACGTCCTCCGGACTGGGCGTCGACGGAACGCCGTCGCTGATGCCGTGAGAAACGATCGGGAACGTACCGATCGCGTTCGAGAGATTGCCGTACCTCTCCCGCTGACAGCTCCAGTACTCCTTGGTGACGCGAGCGAGCTCGTACGAGTCGACCGGCGAAATAGTACACCGGTACAGTGACGTCCCGCCACGCCGAATCTGCGATAGTCTGGATTCCAGCTTCGACTGTTTCAGCTGGTCGCGATCCTCGGGCGAGAGGTCGCTCGTCTGGAACCGACTGAACACAGACCCGACGACCGGCAGCGAGGCGAGGTACGTGACGACGCTGTCATCTGCTCCGCTGTCTGCTTCGATATCGGCGTCGGTGACTGCGGTGATGATGTAGAACTCACGAACCGTCGTGGTTTCTGAGTCGGGTTCGCCATTGTCGTCCGTGCTCTCTTCGATCCTCGTTCGCAGCAATCGCTTGAGGACTGGACGGGACTGGACGTCGCCATCGCGGAGTCGCTCGCGGTACGTGTGGACGAGGTCGTCCCGGTCGACGGTTCGGCTGGTCGTGTAGATCTTCACCGGGAAGTCGATGTTCGCGTTCACGAACTCCGAGAACGACTGCACAGCTTTCGACCAAGCATCGTCATCCTCGAGGGAGAGGTTCGCCGGTGTGACCCGCATTGCGCCGACGAGCGCACCGTCCGTCCGCTCGATGCCGTAGGGATACACGCGCTCCAGCCGCGTCATGTACCGGACCTCGCTGTTATCCTCCCCACCGTGAGTGTAGGACTTGTTCTTCACCGCCCACGAGAGCCGTGCGCCCAGCCACTCGGTGAGCCAGAGGTGTCTCGGTTTTACCTTGTGCAGGAGCAGCAATAGAATCGCCAGCATCAGTCCGAAGCCGAACGTTGGGATCGTGAGCGTCGCTGGAACGAGTGCAGCGGCGACGAAGGTGACGAATCCCACGCCGAGGAATAACACGAGTTCAGCGATGCTGTAGCCTCGCAAGAAGGCGGTCGTCCCCCCGAGGGACTGATGGATTCTTCTGGCACTGTACTCGCCTGTATTGGATTTCGTACTCATGAGTATCTTCGAAAGAACCGCTCGTTCACCTGTCTCTCCACCGCGAGACCTTCCGCTTCGTTCGCTTGAACGCCTCCTTGTTGAGTTTCGACGAGTCCTTCGAGTCTTCGGAAACCCGGCCGGGGAGTGCCGGTATCTCTACGTCCTGTTGCATCGTCCGGCCTGAGCGTGGCGTCGCGTTCGAACTTCCGGGGGTGCTGCCAGATCGTCGTCCAGAGTCTCCGGAACCAGAGTTCGAACGTGAGAACGAAAGCAGGGGTTTCTGTGCAAGGTCACGGTGTACCTGCACCGCACCCTGTGCTCCCCGTTTCGCAGTTTGATGAGCTGTCGATGTCGCCGATGAGGCTGCCCGCGTTGCAGGCCCAGTCCCTTTCCGAGCGACCCGCTGAATCATCGGACTACTCCAGTAGATTGTGAGAACGCTTGCGATACAAGCCCCTGGAATCAGCATCAGTGCCATGAGGGCGTTGAATGCGATTGTCGAGGCGTCGAGACTGAACAGGTTCATTTCCCAGCCCATTCGGAACAAGACTGCTGCTGG comes from the Haloarchaeobius salinus genome and includes:
- a CDS encoding VirB4 family type IV secretion system protein, whose translation is MSTKSNTGEYSARRIHQSLGGTTAFLRGYSIAELVLFLGVGFVTFVAAALVPATLTIPTFGFGLMLAILLLLLHKVKPRHLWLTEWLGARLSWAVKNKSYTHGGEDNSEVRYMTRLERVYPYGIERTDGALVGAMRVTPANLSLEDDDAWSKAVQSFSEFVNANIDFPVKIYTTSRTVDRDDLVHTYRERLRDGDVQSRPVLKRLLRTRIEESTDDNGEPDSETTTVREFYIITAVTDADIEADSGADDSVVTYLASLPVVGSVFSRFQTSDLSPEDRDQLKQSKLESRLSQIRRGGTSLYRCTISPVDSYELARVTKEYWSCQRERYGNLSNAIGTFPIVSHGISDGVPSTPSPEDVVSTDSDDSVLSVEATAADGEAEWEFPLDDEETAEDDTKDESESEGLSTTKLYDSVSHRHQSIIAPSTVDWNPTYAVIDDETFVRTFWIDQFPEEPVEGMFERVLLETDLNTDISVHLDPFDNQSAQDMMADWISDLKVNQHDAAGIHEEDLEDDIQRAKYMRALVRANEASFYRGGVFIRLTAESKDDLDSQTNRLRSLVKDAPSNCTLKVASRWQEKGLATVSPLGRNELGRDRMSTMTNQAVGAMFPFSSDYLMMGDGIEYGYHGHNGSPVRINPWALETGHSELVVGMPGAGKTFGGIMRHLRMMKRRNDTMLVLIDPVGGFQGIADALDAKTITVGGDTKLNPLEIRQTPQHVVDADDGISPLSAKKDEVFAVLENFLEGRDITLGAQTGVLSYAIDEAYRQAGVVAGDVSTHTPANSPTMQDVLDALADISDHPEDHNIAASDSARERATQYADDLAIALQPFSEGGAYENLSKKSEVDILEGDNKVVYIDLGQIEGSASGIDRQTFLMQLLLSTVYQQAKRTDRNVELAIDEAHYLFEDRANLDFLETAFRHQRHAGLRMVLLSQTAQEFYESEQAEKILGMCPIKVFHKLPDLDDETADKIGLTREQRQYIRSADAGRDELGYSESLVRIEEHGTYPVHVVADAFERRVIDYEPEDKAFIEDAITDVPDEYADFESFVEEQAKQNALTSRYGLSPEAAEQLLEEGLSADDLLHAVAATAQEKQAREVAPRTDGGTSGGESDG
- a CDS encoding TraM recognition domain-containing protein yields the protein MGVRTVFNRFFGGDDDDEEDSSLPVPHDGADRDSEQTEYVEESKTRPLYDIVEQQSIRVGGKEVLTETVDGEVVAGPFVREMFESAAHEDQPPLWIGYTEDPQTGFREAPLKFSSLFRHIWIAGTTGYGKSTLERNQMVQWAYAGYGFMFCEPKGVDSRELLRMLPEHRLDDVVWIESGSTSHEKTVGMNFLELPECETLEERENEIESRVENLKAVFDTSDYWGINMEAITESMARAMMKSEKQFSIIDMYFILLNAERRKDFAEDVEDPYISEFCKEIAKMEDEDVRPLLKRIKSWVENGVIRRIIAHRTSTIDFDDIIENDRIVIVRTPVENTDIKKMVTLGVMRNLWSAVQRRSYQQDTTPDPYFVVCDEFDEIASENLDIESMLARARSMRLSVTLASQYPSQLDEDTLKAMQNNCDNLLTFSVNDSDDADLLMKRFRDYTAEDLITTDQFKIWTKIPLAGGRYSEPVLLRTFPAYPPLRSSDEIDDIIEASLQRYGTDPPTDTEILRNLIYRDYDGDTAPESLALDRVMAESIRAVQLRRGEHEENGWVPVEVVDDEALSRLESASDSDLETSIDELTEVRRESPLVEVDLSVENDAVVVRLSDDGQDISAPETGNVSAAGGSEHDELLFDIEESLTGLGFAVELVEQDGSERPDGIATHPDLDSEFAIEAETTTPTKPAKVLQNLRRAQLMDQVPLFVVRPDEDERTAEAARIEDILETPVRELADGTERFYATDERLTFGGGANTRGGVTAVRPRTDGSDRTFWNRTDSKYELTNGDRVFARFDAEGPISKDDLPAHFSYDPETAQYTVYSQGQNHTYESKTAFEEDWVVVKRPFLPSRDFPNPAFEPDDYHILVLPSDEPPLWYEDGDTIPVAADLSALDERSTGGQGQDSHAEPDGDMTTTTPAGGSDKTEESETTLELDPDDDGVAVFVNRHITVDPDASVPKSNLFEAYSSWIDEYEISGTNKVWFARKLSDHVPVEPGRQRVDGERVTVYEGIDLSEEMKSPSSSDNISK